Proteins encoded together in one Drosophila suzukii unplaced genomic scaffold, CBGP_Dsuzu_IsoJpt1.0 scf_7, whole genome shotgun sequence window:
- the LOC139355046 gene encoding uncharacterized protein isoform X5: MERAATPLFGVRKYGVDINGYVRHPTLGLCIWLQQRSNTKETWPGKWDNMVGGGLSVGLGIKETAIKEAAEEASIPFHLVKSLVSAGCVSFYFESRQGLFPNTEYVFDLELPVDFVPQNADGEVQAFELLPAKECMDRVFTSDFKTTSAPVVIDFLIRHGHITADDVVDFTQIVELLHVPLQSFYTYKAHLGQSQRQHQNLQGETKNYRCSSLQKSMENGHKRAT, translated from the exons ATGGAACGAGCAGCAACACCGCTTTTTGGAGTGCGCAAGTATGGCGTCGATATCAACGGTTACGTGAGACATCCGACGCTTGGATTATGTATTTGGCTGCAGCAGCGATCCAATACAAAAGAGACATGGCCTGGAAAGTGGGACAATATGGTAGGCGGTGGACTTTCTGTAGGCCTTGGCATTAAGGAGACAGCCATTAAGGAGGCAGCTGAGGAGGCATCAATTCCTTTTCATCTTGTCAAGAGCTTGGTGTCCGCAGGATGTGtctcattttactttgaaagcCGGCAAGGGCTTTTTCCCAATACCGAATATGTTTTCGACTTAGAGCTACCGGTTGACTTTGTTCCGCAAAATGCTGACGGAGAGGTACAGGCTTTCGAGCTGCTTCCAGCCAAGGAGTGCATGGACCGAGTATTTACTTCAGATTTTAAAACAACTTCAGCGCCTGTGGTTATTGATTTTCTTATCCGACACGGACATATAACTGCTGATGATG TGGTAGACTTTACGCAAATCGTTGAGCTCTTGCACGTTCCCTTACAGTCCTTTTATACGTACAAGGCACACTTGGGGCAGTCTCAAAGGCAACATCAGAATTTGCAGGGCGAAACCAAAAATTACCGCTGTTCAAGCTTACAAAAATCGATGGAGAATGGGCACAAAAGGGCAACTTAA